The following are from one region of the Cytobacillus firmus genome:
- the murA gene encoding UDP-N-acetylglucosamine 1-carboxyvinyltransferase: MDKIIVRGGNRLSGTVKVEGAKNAVLPVIAATLLASDGKSVIRDVPTLSDVYTINEVLRYLNAEVEFENNTVTVNASRELKVEAPFEYVRKMRASVLVMGSLLARNGRARVALPGGCAIGSRPIDQHLKGFEAMGAKVKVGNGFIEAEAPEGRLHGAKIYLDFPSVGATENIMMAATLAKGTTILENVAKEPEIVDLANFLNKMGAKVKGAGTGTIRIEGVDVLFGAEHNIIPDRIEAGTFMVAAAITGGDVLVKGAVMEHSASLIAKMEEMGVTFIEEAEGIRVMGPDKLKAVDIKTMPHPGFPTDMQSQMMALLLHAQGTSVITETVFENRFMHVEEFRRMNADVKIEGRSVIMNGPSNLQGAEVAATDLRAAAALILTGLVAEGVTRVTELKHLDRGYVDFHEKLAGLGADIERVTEVEETTVNNGLVSDMNA; this comes from the coding sequence TTGGATAAAATCATCGTCCGCGGCGGAAATAGGTTAAGCGGTACTGTCAAAGTTGAAGGAGCAAAAAACGCTGTTTTACCGGTTATCGCCGCAACACTGTTAGCAAGTGATGGCAAAAGCGTAATTCGTGATGTCCCAACACTCTCCGATGTATATACTATTAATGAAGTATTACGCTATTTAAACGCCGAAGTGGAGTTTGAAAATAATACAGTAACAGTAAATGCATCTCGAGAGTTGAAGGTAGAAGCACCATTTGAATATGTACGCAAAATGCGTGCTTCAGTTTTAGTCATGGGATCTTTATTAGCAAGAAATGGCCGTGCCCGTGTGGCATTGCCAGGGGGCTGCGCAATCGGTTCCCGCCCGATCGATCAGCATTTAAAAGGCTTTGAAGCGATGGGTGCGAAAGTAAAGGTTGGTAATGGCTTTATTGAAGCGGAAGCACCTGAAGGCCGCTTGCACGGAGCAAAAATCTATCTCGATTTCCCTAGCGTTGGTGCTACGGAGAACATTATGATGGCTGCAACACTGGCTAAAGGCACAACAATTTTGGAAAACGTAGCAAAGGAACCTGAAATTGTGGACCTGGCTAACTTCCTTAATAAGATGGGTGCCAAGGTTAAGGGAGCAGGAACTGGCACGATCCGCATTGAAGGTGTGGACGTACTGTTCGGTGCAGAACACAACATCATCCCTGACCGCATTGAAGCAGGAACTTTCATGGTGGCAGCTGCCATTACAGGCGGAGACGTTCTAGTAAAAGGTGCTGTTATGGAGCATTCTGCTTCATTAATCGCCAAGATGGAAGAAATGGGTGTTACCTTCATTGAAGAAGCTGAAGGCATCCGTGTTATGGGTCCAGACAAGTTGAAGGCTGTTGATATTAAAACCATGCCTCATCCTGGCTTCCCGACAGACATGCAATCACAAATGATGGCCCTATTGCTTCACGCTCAGGGTACAAGTGTGATTACAGAAACAGTATTCGAAAACCGTTTCATGCATGTGGAGGAATTCCGCCGCATGAACGCCGATGTTAAAATTGAAGGCCGTTCTGTAATCATGAACGGACCAAGCAATCTGCAGGGCGCTGAAGTAGCTGCGACAGATCTTCGTGCAGCCGCAGCCTTGATCCTTACTGGATTGGTGGCAGAAGGCGTAACACGCGTGACAGAACTGAAGCATCTTGACCGCGGATATGTAGACTTCCACGAAAAGCTTGCAGGACTGGGAGCAGATATCGAACGTGTGACAGAAGTGGAAGAAACAACTGTTAATAACGGACTTGTTTCTGACATGAACGCATAA
- the spoIID gene encoding stage II sporulation protein D — translation MTKFKPFIVLAALLFAVTLIVPSLLVIPFTEGNVSGKLGEELKTDAKKETAAEIPQGPAIEVGVYRLAQKKVETVPLEDYIVGVVASEMPAEFEEEALKAQALAARTFIVKQMMNKDSVELPEGALVYDTVTHQVYKNESELKQIWGPDYKWKIQKVKDAVNSTRGQILTFDGSPITASFFSTSNGFTENSEAIWPNSVPYLKSVESKWDLQSPKFNGREVFSVQDFERKLGVKLPNDSTIGTVTERTAGQRVSKVDINGKVVSGKDIREKLGLKSTDFTWERKGDNIIINTQGYGHGVGMSQYGANGMAAEGKNYKEIVAHYYKGVEIAASDQLLTKVTAKK, via the coding sequence ATGACAAAATTCAAACCTTTCATCGTACTAGCCGCACTGTTGTTTGCCGTCACGCTCATCGTTCCCTCCCTGCTTGTGATTCCTTTTACAGAAGGAAATGTCAGCGGGAAGCTTGGTGAGGAACTTAAGACTGATGCCAAGAAAGAGACGGCGGCAGAAATTCCTCAAGGGCCAGCCATAGAGGTAGGAGTCTACCGCCTTGCACAGAAGAAGGTGGAAACGGTACCGCTAGAAGATTATATTGTCGGAGTGGTAGCATCGGAAATGCCGGCCGAGTTTGAAGAAGAAGCATTAAAGGCGCAGGCATTGGCGGCAAGAACCTTTATCGTGAAACAAATGATGAACAAAGATAGCGTGGAACTTCCTGAAGGGGCATTAGTGTATGATACCGTAACCCACCAGGTTTATAAAAATGAAAGTGAACTGAAGCAAATTTGGGGACCAGATTACAAATGGAAAATTCAAAAGGTTAAAGATGCCGTAAACTCAACAAGGGGCCAGATCCTCACCTTTGACGGCTCGCCGATAACAGCTTCCTTCTTTTCAACAAGCAACGGCTTTACCGAAAATTCCGAAGCCATCTGGCCAAATTCCGTTCCTTATTTAAAGAGTGTAGAAAGCAAATGGGACCTTCAGTCGCCGAAGTTTAACGGCAGAGAGGTATTTTCTGTACAGGATTTTGAAAGGAAATTGGGTGTGAAGCTTCCAAATGACAGCACCATCGGCACAGTGACTGAGCGAACAGCCGGCCAGCGGGTTTCAAAAGTGGATATTAACGGGAAAGTAGTCAGCGGAAAAGACATCAGAGAGAAACTGGGCCTGAAATCAACAGACTTTACCTGGGAGCGCAAAGGTGACAATATCATTATCAACACCCAGGGCTATGGCCATGGAGTCGGCATGAGCCAATACGGCGCAAATGGCATGGCAGCTGAAGGAAAGAACTACAAAGAAATCGTTGCCCACTATTATAAAGGAGTGGAAATTGCAGCTTCTGACCAACTGCTGACGAAAGTAACGGCTAAAAAATAA
- the nuoN gene encoding NADH-quinone oxidoreductase subunit NuoN, which produces MDLETLLSYEWGIMTPEFIILGVATALSLMDLFMPKSQSRKILGWVGFAGILAALVSLLGLIGHSPESILFDTFRLDSFAKAFKLLLLIGSAMVLLIAIGYEPNEGLEEFRGEFFYLFMAALLGAMIMSSSGDLITLFVGLELLSISSYILAGMRKRNLHSNESAMKYVINGSIATAITLFGMSYVYGLTGTTNLKEMSGFLTSIYNEQHIYLLGLAFFMIVVGLSFKLATAPFHMWAPDVYQGAPTPVTAFLSVVSKTAGFIIIIRILFSIFANAPSGDVQGLPMILALQDYIAFLAGATMIIGNLIALRQRNIKRLFAYSSIAQAGYLLVVIASMSLFMFDTLWFYLGAYLFMNLGAFAIIQHVTHKSGSEDISQFAGLYRRAPFMAIAMAIFLLSLAGIPGTAGFIGKLNIFMGALVPNEGHYVLVSIMIATTVVSYFYYFGVMVQMFFRPAADTGKVKIPAALTAVIGISLAATILFGIAPNIAFDFLQGNFNQFTDFFQ; this is translated from the coding sequence ATGGATCTCGAAACATTATTATCTTATGAATGGGGCATAATGACGCCGGAGTTCATCATCCTTGGTGTTGCGACCGCTCTTTCACTAATGGATTTGTTTATGCCGAAATCCCAAAGCCGGAAAATTCTCGGCTGGGTCGGCTTTGCCGGAATACTCGCGGCTCTTGTTTCCTTACTTGGCCTTATAGGGCATAGTCCGGAATCCATTTTATTTGATACATTCAGGCTTGATTCCTTTGCAAAAGCTTTTAAGCTGCTGCTCTTAATCGGATCTGCTATGGTACTGCTTATTGCCATTGGCTATGAGCCGAATGAAGGATTGGAAGAATTCAGGGGGGAATTTTTCTATCTGTTCATGGCTGCATTACTTGGGGCAATGATTATGTCTTCAAGCGGAGATTTAATTACCCTGTTTGTGGGACTTGAGCTTCTTTCCATTTCGTCCTACATTCTGGCAGGCATGAGAAAAAGAAATCTGCATTCAAACGAATCGGCCATGAAATATGTGATCAACGGCAGTATTGCCACAGCGATCACGTTGTTCGGGATGAGTTATGTATACGGTTTAACTGGAACGACGAACTTAAAGGAAATGTCCGGATTTTTGACATCCATCTATAATGAACAGCATATTTACCTGTTAGGCCTTGCATTCTTTATGATTGTAGTGGGACTTTCCTTTAAATTGGCTACAGCGCCGTTCCATATGTGGGCACCGGATGTGTATCAGGGTGCTCCTACACCAGTAACAGCCTTTTTAAGTGTCGTTTCCAAAACTGCCGGGTTTATCATCATTATCCGCATCCTGTTCTCAATCTTTGCGAACGCACCATCAGGTGATGTACAGGGGCTTCCGATGATTCTGGCACTTCAGGATTACATTGCCTTCCTGGCAGGAGCCACGATGATTATTGGGAACTTGATTGCGCTAAGACAGCGCAATATCAAGCGTTTGTTTGCCTATTCAAGCATCGCTCAGGCCGGTTACCTGCTGGTTGTGATTGCGAGCATGTCACTGTTCATGTTTGATACGCTCTGGTTTTACCTTGGTGCCTACTTATTCATGAACCTTGGCGCTTTTGCGATCATCCAGCATGTGACACATAAATCGGGTTCAGAAGATATCAGCCAATTTGCCGGGCTTTACCGCCGCGCACCGTTCATGGCCATCGCCATGGCTATCTTCCTGCTTTCACTTGCAGGCATTCCGGGGACAGCAGGATTTATTGGCAAACTGAATATTTTCATGGGTGCATTAGTGCCGAATGAAGGCCATTATGTACTGGTATCGATTATGATCGCGACAACAGTCGTTTCTTACTTCTACTATTTCGGTGTCATGGTGCAAATGTTCTTCAGGCCGGCAGCTGATACAGGAAAAGTTAAAATTCCAGCGGCTTTAACAGCTGTTATCGGCATCAGCCTGGCAGCCACCATCCTGTTCGGAATTGCACCAAATATCGCATTTGACTTCCTACAGGGCAATTTCAATCAGTTTACTGATTTCTTTCAATAA
- a CDS encoding DUF1146 family protein, with the protein MISGFGQQALISIMSHLVFIALAWWALQALRFETLLKANHVFQARVLYVLLSIVIGSAVSNFFLDYLLWSQQLPLILQNVTFFR; encoded by the coding sequence ATGATATCAGGATTTGGGCAGCAGGCACTCATCAGCATTATGTCTCATCTGGTGTTTATTGCGCTGGCCTGGTGGGCACTTCAGGCATTGCGGTTTGAAACCCTTTTGAAGGCGAATCATGTTTTTCAGGCACGTGTATTGTATGTTCTGCTTTCTATTGTAATTGGATCAGCCGTCAGCAACTTCTTTCTCGACTATCTTTTATGGTCCCAGCAGCTTCCGCTTATACTGCAGAATGTCACTTTTTTCAGGTGA
- a CDS encoding YwmB family TATA-box binding protein, with translation MENQNLQEVKAFTNDLQSKYPDWEWSFQKTEKSWETKAIIKQTDAQSEAVKILSTPTKGQVQTYVIYEAKGQGWKQEQSKLAAELNSKISDIFRGNATIFSCIQGEFNDKMNKSLPDTARQLLDAFNATEIEALKEDQFISASANSPLFGEFIETNGNDMNMQLGLRTNGMGAKTNIVIGTPIITIEY, from the coding sequence ATGGAAAACCAGAACCTTCAGGAAGTAAAAGCATTCACCAATGATCTTCAGTCGAAATATCCTGATTGGGAATGGAGCTTTCAAAAAACAGAAAAATCGTGGGAAACAAAAGCTATTATTAAGCAAACAGATGCTCAGTCAGAAGCAGTAAAAATTTTATCAACCCCCACAAAAGGTCAAGTTCAAACGTATGTGATTTATGAGGCCAAAGGTCAGGGGTGGAAACAAGAACAGAGCAAACTGGCTGCAGAACTAAATAGTAAGATTTCTGACATTTTTCGAGGAAATGCCACAATTTTCTCTTGTATTCAAGGCGAATTCAATGATAAGATGAATAAGTCTTTGCCTGATACTGCAAGACAATTACTGGACGCTTTTAATGCGACAGAAATAGAAGCACTAAAAGAAGACCAATTTATTTCAGCATCAGCAAATTCACCGCTTTTTGGTGAATTCATTGAGACAAATGGCAATGATATGAACATGCAGCTTGGATTACGGACAAATGGAATGGGCGCCAAGACAAACATAGTTATTGGCACACCCATCATAACGATTGAATATTAA